The Arachis hypogaea cultivar Tifrunner chromosome 19, arahy.Tifrunner.gnm2.J5K5, whole genome shotgun sequence genome has a window encoding:
- the LOC112778488 gene encoding protein ALP1-like, producing the protein MSVDALGRLYELLKVQGGLSDNCRGCLGALDGTYIDVTVSEEDKSRYRTRKGKISTNVLGIRNRDMNFVYVLSGWEGSASDSRVLRDAISRCNNLKIPIGNYYLVDADYTNCKEFLAPYRKTRYHVQEGAHRRNAPRNFREYFNKKHSLARNIIEHCFGLLKKRWAILRSPCFYKIKTQNRIIIACCLLQNFIRLNMDSDLEEDILLENDHIIIGEEHGGNEDGDDEMIDNVESNNEWTAWRDNLAHEMYTEWMQSHIN; encoded by the exons ATGAGTGTAGACGCATTAGGAAGATTATATGAGTTACTTAAAGTTCAGGGTGGATTAAGTGATAATTGTCGT GGTTGTCTAGGAGCATTAGATGGAACATATATAGATGTGACTGTTTCTGAAGAAGATAAATCAAGATACCGAACAAGAAAGGGTAAAATATCAACCAACGTCCTAGGCATACGCAATCGAGATATGAATTTTGTGTACGTACTTAGTGGTTGGGAAGGATCCGCATCGGattcaagagtccttagagaTGCTATTTCACGTTGTAATAACCTCAAGATACCAATTG GGAATTATTATTTAGTAGATGCTGATTAtactaattgcaaggaatttcTAGCACCATATAGGAAAACTCGATATCATGTACAAGAAGGGGCCCATAGAAGAAATGCACCTAGAAACTTTCGAGAATATTTTAACAAGAAGCACTCTTTAGCTAGGAACATTATTGAGCATTGTTTTGGTTTACTTAAGAAGAGATGGGCAATTTTGAGGAGTCCTTGTTTCTAcaaaattaaaacacaaaacagAATAATAATTGCATGTTGTCTACTGCAAAATTTTATTCGGCTTAATATGGACTCCGATCTTGAAGAGGACATCTTACTTGAGAATGACCACATAATTATTGGAGAGGAGCATGGTGGTAATGAAGATGGCGATGATGAGATGATTGACAATGTAGAGAGCAACAATGAATGGACTGCTTGGCGAGACAACTTAGCACATGAAATGTACACTGAGTGGATGCAAAGCCATATAAATTAG